Proteins encoded together in one Nitrospirae bacterium CG2_30_53_67 window:
- a CDS encoding molybdopterin synthase sulfur carrier subunit, which produces MKVNVRIPTPLRSLTHGQAEVPIEGKTVQELVENLEKAYPGIKERICDEQGNLRRFVNLYLNDEDVRFLKNLSTEVRDGDGLSIVPAIAGG; this is translated from the coding sequence ATGAAGGTGAATGTGAGGATTCCGACGCCATTGAGGTCATTGACCCATGGCCAGGCAGAGGTTCCCATTGAAGGAAAGACCGTCCAGGAACTCGTAGAAAATCTGGAGAAGGCCTATCCGGGGATCAAGGAGAGGATCTGTGATGAACAGGGGAACCTGAGACGTTTTGTCAACCTTTACCTGAATGATGAGGACGTCCGTTTTCTGAAGAATCTTTCGACCGAGGTTCGTGACGGGGACGGGCTTTCCATTGTTCCGGCCATTGCTGGAGGTTAA